The Chryseobacterium indicum genome includes a window with the following:
- a CDS encoding GNAT family N-acetyltransferase: MDFSIQTILENEKYQLIPLQQGDFESLYEVASDPKVWEQHPNKDRYKRDVFENFFRGAIESKGAFKIIEKETGAVLGSSRFYDYDEANKSIFIGYTFYGTKSWGKGINPQIKKLMLDYIFQFVDVVHFHIGKENYRSQVALERLGGKKIAEQEVAYFGEPTRTNFVYEIKKENHF, from the coding sequence ATGGACTTTTCTATTCAGACCATTTTAGAAAACGAAAAATATCAGTTAATCCCCTTACAACAAGGGGATTTTGAGTCTTTATACGAAGTGGCTTCCGATCCTAAAGTATGGGAACAGCATCCTAATAAAGACCGCTACAAAAGGGACGTTTTCGAAAATTTTTTCAGAGGAGCAATAGAAAGCAAAGGTGCCTTTAAAATTATTGAAAAAGAAACAGGAGCCGTTTTAGGAAGCAGTCGTTTTTATGATTACGATGAAGCAAACAAAAGTATTTTTATCGGCTACACATTTTACGGAACAAAATCGTGGGGAAAAGGAATCAATCCGCAGATTAAAAAATTAATGCTCGATTACATTTTTCAGTTTGTAGACGTGGTTCATTTTCATATCGGGAAAGAAAATTACCGTTCCCAGGTTGCTTTGGAAAGACTGGGCGGAAAGAAAATTGCGGAGCAGGAAGTCGCGTATTTCGGAGAACCGACGAGAACTAACTTTGTATACGAAATTAAAAAGGAGAACCATTTTTAA
- a CDS encoding DUF2911 domain-containing protein, with amino-acid sequence MCISASVFSFAQDYSVPVASPRQKVEQQFSMSKITIDYGRPGVKGRKIFGELVPYGQVWRAGANSSTKITFGQSVNFGGKIVPAGTYGLFIVPTEKEWKVILNKDFQQWGAYTYDAKQDVVDVTVPVNKLADKQEWFEITLNPTGENSANLVLKWDLSQAEVALKPSSPEAVSKIADKLKEIKKIESDAAKTKG; translated from the coding sequence ATTTGTATATCAGCTTCAGTTTTCAGTTTTGCTCAGGATTATTCTGTACCGGTAGCAAGTCCGCGCCAGAAAGTAGAGCAGCAGTTTTCAATGTCTAAAATCACGATCGATTACGGAAGACCGGGGGTGAAAGGACGTAAAATCTTCGGAGAACTGGTGCCTTACGGACAGGTTTGGAGAGCGGGAGCGAATTCATCCACCAAAATTACTTTCGGACAGTCTGTAAACTTCGGCGGAAAAATTGTTCCTGCAGGAACTTATGGATTATTCATCGTTCCGACAGAAAAAGAATGGAAAGTAATCTTAAACAAAGATTTCCAGCAGTGGGGAGCTTATACATATGATGCAAAACAGGATGTTGTAGATGTTACAGTTCCGGTTAATAAATTAGCAGATAAGCAGGAATGGTTCGAAATTACTCTGAATCCTACAGGCGAAAACTCAGCCAACCTTGTGTTAAAGTGGGATCTTTCTCAGGCGGAAGTTGCTTTAAAACCTTCAAGTCCGGAAGCAGTAAGTAAAATTGCAGATAAGCTTAAGGAAATCAAAAAAATCGAGTCAGACGCAGCAAAAACAAAAGGCTAA